Genomic segment of Salvia hispanica cultivar TCC Black 2014 chromosome 2, UniMelb_Shisp_WGS_1.0, whole genome shotgun sequence:
TTTATGTTATTCCCGAAGGATAATGTGGTGGAATAGTTTCAGTTGGATAGGAAATGTGATGCAAAAAAGAGTATTATGTTGTGACATATATTGGCAGTTCGAAGCAATCACAAAACATGGTGTTTGTATGTCTATGTGGATGACTTCCTGTTCTTCTACTTAGTTACTTTCTTTCACATTGGTTCTTGCTTGTAAAGAACTATACTCTCAGTTTGTGGTCCTCTCAATGCTTGATCTTCTAAATGAACACTTCAGGAATGAATTCTATTAAGAGAACTGAAAAGTGTCGTATTCTGCTATAGTGTTTCGATTCTAGATGAAGTGTCCAAGCTGATGTCAAGACTAAACTTGAGGGTAAGGTGCCATCTTTTGCTACTAACGTCTCATTGGCTCCTCGAAAAGGCAATTTTTAGATGCGTCCGTCTCAGTACTCTTTTATCCCGCAGGCAGAGTATTCTGAGTTCTCACGCTTTTATGACTTTGTGTTCTTCATTTGTCGGGAAAATGGCCAGAAAAACATCAGTAAGTTGATGACCGGTTTTAGCATTTTAATCTGTGACATAAATACACTTTTCACAACTAATAATAACATGAGTGTTTTCCAGCTGCAAGCAGGGCTATTATGGCGTGGAGATTAGTCTTATCTGGAAGGTTTCGTCTGCTTAATCATTGGTGCAACTTTGTGGAGGTAAGTTTCTTGTATTAGGGCTTCAACTTTGATTAATGATTAGCAATTATGGTCTTTTtgtatactactactacaatataagcttgtatgaTGCAATTTCTGCGTTTATCGAAATTGACCTTTTGGGCTACTCACTTGATCTCCAGAAAAATCAACGATATAACATATCTGAGGACACGTGGCGACAAGTTTTAGCTTTCAGTCGATGTGTCCATGAAAATCTTGAAGGGTACGACCCCGAAGGTATTGTCTTCATATGTCATAcctattactactacttttcaGAGGAGAAATTGTGAATGTGTTAATGATAATAGAAATTGTGGGCGAGTGAAGTGAGGCTTCATATAAACTTAGTacggagtatataatattgtgACTGTGGAATTTAAGTTATTATGTATCTGAATGTCCTCACTTTAAAATTGTCTTCACCAGGAGCATGGCCGGTACTTATTGATGACTTCGTCGAATACATGTACAGGTACAACATCTCAATGACTGCAAAATAAGTAGTATATGTATAAACGCTAGCATATACTGAtattatcacttttttttacaattttaaccCAACAAGTTATAAATACGTCGTTCAAGCCCAATAAATTGGATTTGTGATATAGCTCGGAAGTGATTCCTGGCAACCAAAGATGACATGTGGTTGCCAATGTAGACGAAATGATGTCGTTTCGTGTTAAAGGGAAATACATTGGTTTAACATGGAGTAACATATAAACCATGGTACTAATATGATTTCTGACAGATCTAGCCTGacaatttgttaaaatttctTGCATCGACTTTGGCAGTCACATGTCTTCTCCGATGGCCCACTATGCTTTTTGATGCAGAAAATCACATCCAGACTAAATTTTCACAAATCCAATATATTGAGGTTGGGTAATGTTAAAACTGTCACAAATCCAATTGAGCTTGAATGATTTATTGGGCTAAAAATGTCAGTCATATTGTTAGAAAATCAATGTATTTACCCTATGTTGATCATGAAATTCTTTGAGAAACCATTTTGTCTTTTGAATACATTAACAAATGATTTTCCCTTCACATTATTGATATACCATGTGACGTAGGATTAGGGGAAGCCATGGTGATTCATTCTGCAACTGCAATGATGCGGAAGCCCAACCAGGCGAGATCACATCATCGGGTACTGCTCATAACGATATATTGATACTAGTCTTTGCTCATTCAAAATCCATTTCTCCCTTGTAAAACTACTGGACAAACGCCAGGTTTGAAAAACTACCCCGGTTCGAAGAGGAGGTTCTGGGGC
This window contains:
- the LOC125203770 gene encoding defective in cullin neddylation protein AAR3 isoform X4, translating into MDFSFDVFQIYRQYYDITSRAIINKSEDHGPYEELQRTRDLREELAQLWKLVEPKVSTRYVSILDEVSKLMSRLNLRAEYSEFSRFYDFVFFICRENGQKNITASRAIMAWRLVLSGRFRLLNHWCNFVEKNQRYNISEDTWRQVLAFSRCVHENLEGYDPEGAWPVLIDDFVEYMYRIRGSHGDSFCNCNDAEAQPGLKNYPGSKRRFWGNNEQAGQDSCTSNSSYASCKRRNMYLPELDYAKSVCSVEGCLSKGFAGLLSGHSCLNFEQDRRVPYT
- the LOC125203770 gene encoding defective in cullin neddylation protein AAR3 isoform X1, with the protein product MDFSFDVFQIYRQYYDITSRAIINKSEDHGPYEELQRTRDLREELAQLWKLVEPKVSTRYVSILDEVSKLMSRLNLRAEYSEFSRFYDFVFFICRENGQKNITASRAIMAWRLVLSGRFRLLNHWCNFVEKNQRYNISEDTWRQVLAFSRCVHENLEGYDPEGAWPVLIDDFVEYMYRIRGSHGDSFCNCNDAEAQPGEITSSGLKNYPGSKRRFWGNNEQAGQDSCTSNSSYASCKRRNMYLPELDYAKSVCSVEGCLSKGFAGLLSGHSCLNFEQDRRVPYT
- the LOC125203770 gene encoding defective in cullin neddylation protein AAR3 isoform X5 → MDFSFDVFQIYRQYYDITSRAIINKSEDHGPYEELQRTRDLREELAQLWKLVEPKVSTRYVSILDEVSKLMSRLNLRAEYSEFSRFYDFVFFICRENGQKNITASRAIMAWRLVLSGRFRLLNHWCNFVEKNQRYNISEDTWRQVLAFSRCVHENLEGYDPEGAWPVLIDDFVEYMYRGSHGDSFCNCNDAEAQPGLKNYPGSKRRFWGNNEQAGQDSCTSNSSYASCKRRNMYLPELDYAKSVCSVEGCLSKGFAGLLSGHSCLNFEQDRRVPYT
- the LOC125203770 gene encoding defective in cullin neddylation protein AAR3 isoform X3, producing MDFSFDVFQIYRQYYDITSRAIINKSEDHGPYEELQRTRDLREELAQLWKLVEPKVSTRYVSILDEVSKLMSRLNLRAEYSEFSRFYDFVFFICRENGQKNITASRAIMAWRLVLSGRFRLLNHWCNFVEKNQRYNISEDTWRQVLAFSRCVHENLEGYDPEGAWPVLIDDFVEYMYRGSHGDSFCNCNDAEAQPGEITSSGLKNYPGSKRRFWGNNEQAGQDSCTSNSSYASCKRRNMYLPELDYAKSVCSVEGCLSKGFAGLLSGHSCLNFEQDRRVPYT
- the LOC125203770 gene encoding defective in cullin neddylation protein AAR3 isoform X2, with product MDFSFDVFQIYRQYYDITSRAIINKSEDHGPYEELQRTRDLREELAQLWKLVEPKVSTSVSILDEVSKLMSRLNLRAEYSEFSRFYDFVFFICRENGQKNITASRAIMAWRLVLSGRFRLLNHWCNFVEKNQRYNISEDTWRQVLAFSRCVHENLEGYDPEGAWPVLIDDFVEYMYRIRGSHGDSFCNCNDAEAQPGEITSSGLKNYPGSKRRFWGNNEQAGQDSCTSNSSYASCKRRNMYLPELDYAKSVCSVEGCLSKGFAGLLSGHSCLNFEQDRRVPYT